The Oxalobacteraceae bacterium OTU3CINTB1 genome includes a window with the following:
- a CDS encoding UPF0149 family protein: MLNTPLTDEEYDQLDDMLRDIGEQAMDVSALEGLLTALVVGPRPVPQALWLDKVWGGVPAAGTEDATGLVLRHLEYMRKWMTQDPGSFEPIYECGGAWSAEAWTAGFEAGMALDAEGWAPLRTAHPEWFAPLQREGDSWERAVIQSVIQINAHWHPEPVKTVKVGRNDPCPCGSGKKYKKCCGDGK, translated from the coding sequence ATGCTTAACACACCCCTCACGGACGAAGAATACGACCAGCTTGACGACATGTTGCGCGACATCGGCGAACAGGCGATGGACGTCTCGGCGCTGGAAGGCTTGCTGACCGCGCTGGTGGTCGGCCCGCGCCCGGTGCCGCAAGCGCTCTGGCTGGACAAGGTCTGGGGTGGCGTGCCGGCGGCCGGCACCGAGGACGCGACCGGCCTGGTGCTGCGCCATCTCGAATACATGCGCAAATGGATGACGCAGGACCCGGGCAGCTTCGAGCCCATCTACGAGTGCGGCGGCGCCTGGAGCGCGGAGGCGTGGACCGCCGGCTTCGAAGCCGGCATGGCGCTCGATGCGGAAGGCTGGGCGCCGTTGCGGACCGCGCATCCCGAGTGGTTCGCGCCGCTCCAGCGGGAAGGCGACAGCTGGGAACGCGCCGTCATCCAGTCGGTCATCCAGATCAACGCCCACTGGCATCCGGAGCCGGTCAAAACCGTCAAGGTCGGCCGCAACGATCCCTGCCCTTGCGGCAGCGGCAAGAAATACAAGAAGTGCTGCGGCGACGGTAAATAA
- the treA gene encoding alpha,alpha-trehalase TreA, with protein MERANIQSWTLENSRILACALLVGAAWPAMAQRAPEQAPSPATKPDVGVATPHELFGPLFEAVQAARIYPDAKTFADAVPKEDPQTILAQYQREQPKDAAALKAFVERYFSLPAPTTVTLRQHIASLWPVLTRPPLDPPKWSSALALPANYVVPGGRFREIYYWDSYFTMLGLKADHRSDLVDSMIVDFKSLIERYGFIPNGTRSYYLSRSQPPFFAAMTQLKPLGDRADDARVLAALKTEHAFWMRGRGCLPKAGTGACERVVRLADGTLLNRYWDAKDSPRDEALGEDVATAREGKRPAPEVYRDLRAAAESGWDFSSRWLDDPARLTTIRTTAIAPVDLNSLMYQLEWEIERRCKAAGDNACTAQFGRAKEVRATAVQKHLWVAAERRYADFDIVKNAPTPVRSAATLYPLWVGMATQAQADAVAATTKAELLAEGGLRTTLVRNGQQWDSPNGWAPLQWVAVDGLARYGHKELAHEIARRWVGTVARTWGETGKLLEKYDVEERKSGGGGEYPTQDGFGWTNGVTSALLERYPDLN; from the coding sequence ATGGAACGTGCAAACATCCAGTCATGGACTTTGGAAAACTCAAGAATCCTTGCTTGCGCATTGCTGGTCGGCGCCGCCTGGCCCGCCATGGCGCAGCGCGCGCCTGAGCAAGCACCGTCGCCAGCGACCAAGCCGGACGTCGGCGTAGCAACGCCGCACGAGTTGTTCGGCCCCTTGTTCGAGGCGGTGCAGGCGGCGCGCATTTATCCCGACGCTAAAACCTTCGCCGACGCCGTCCCCAAGGAAGATCCGCAAACCATCCTCGCGCAGTATCAGCGCGAGCAGCCGAAGGACGCCGCCGCGCTGAAAGCCTTCGTCGAGCGTTATTTTTCGCTGCCGGCGCCGACCACGGTCACGCTGCGCCAGCATATCGCTTCGCTGTGGCCGGTGCTGACCCGTCCCCCGCTCGATCCGCCGAAGTGGTCGTCGGCCCTCGCGCTGCCGGCGAACTACGTCGTTCCCGGCGGCCGTTTCCGCGAAATCTATTACTGGGACTCCTACTTCACGATGCTGGGCCTGAAGGCCGACCATCGCAGCGACCTGGTCGATTCGATGATCGTCGATTTTAAAAGCCTGATCGAACGCTACGGCTTCATCCCGAACGGCACCCGCAGCTATTATCTGAGCCGCTCCCAGCCGCCGTTCTTTGCCGCGATGACGCAGCTCAAGCCGCTTGGCGACCGCGCCGACGACGCCAGGGTGCTGGCGGCGCTGAAGACCGAACACGCGTTCTGGATGCGCGGAAGAGGGTGCTTGCCGAAGGCCGGCACCGGCGCCTGCGAGCGCGTGGTGCGCCTGGCCGACGGCACGCTCCTGAATCGCTACTGGGATGCCAAGGACTCGCCGCGCGACGAGGCGCTGGGCGAGGACGTCGCCACCGCGCGCGAAGGCAAGCGTCCCGCGCCCGAGGTGTACCGCGACCTGCGCGCGGCGGCCGAGAGCGGCTGGGACTTCTCGTCGCGCTGGCTGGACGATCCCGCGCGGCTGACCACGATCCGCACCACCGCCATCGCGCCGGTCGATCTCAACAGCCTGATGTACCAGCTGGAATGGGAGATCGAGCGGCGCTGCAAAGCCGCCGGCGACAACGCCTGCACGGCGCAGTTCGGCCGCGCGAAGGAAGTGCGGGCCACGGCCGTGCAGAAGCATCTATGGGTCGCCGCCGAGCGGCGCTATGCCGACTTCGACATCGTCAAGAACGCGCCGACGCCGGTGCGCAGCGCCGCCACGCTCTATCCGCTGTGGGTGGGGATGGCGACGCAGGCGCAGGCCGACGCGGTCGCCGCCACCACCAAAGCGGAGTTGCTGGCCGAAGGCGGGTTGCGCACGACCTTGGTTCGCAACGGCCAGCAATGGGATTCGCCCAACGGCTGGGCGCCGCTGCAATGGGTCGCGGTCGACGGCCTGGCCCGCTACGGTCACAAGGAGCTGGCGCACGAGATCGCCCGCCGCTGGGTCGGCACGGTCGCCCGGACCTGGGGCGAGACCGGCAAGCTGCTGGAAAAATACGATGTGGAGGAGCGCAAGAGCGGCGGCGGTGGCGAATATCCCACCCAGGACGGCTTCGGCTGGACCAACGGCGTCACCAGCGCCTTGCTGGAGCGCTACCCCGATTTGAACTAA
- the serS gene encoding serine--tRNA ligase, with amino-acid sequence MIDIQLLRKDIANVAARLATRKYQLDVDAFNALEAERKAIQTRTEELQGKRNSQSKLIGMMKGKGEDTTAIMAEVAGLGDELKANETALSAVQAKLADFMQAIPNLPHESVPQGTDESGNVEVRKVGTPRSFDFEVKDHVDVGAPLGLDFEVATKLTGTRFSVMKGGIARLHRALAQFMLNTHTDEHGYTECYTPYMVNADSLRGTGQLPKFEADLFSVKKGGAEGEGETFYLIPTSEVSLTNIVRDEIVAADTLPLKMTAHTPCFRSEAGSYGRDTRGMIRQHQFDKVEMVQVVHPDTSYAVLDEMVGHAETILQRLGLPYRVMSLCTGDMGFGATKTFDLEVWLPAQNTYREISSLSNCEAFQARRMQARFRNAQGKPELLHTLNGSGLAVGRTLVAVLENYQQADGSVEIPEVLRPYMGGVTHLKA; translated from the coding sequence ATGATTGATATCCAACTTCTCCGCAAAGATATAGCCAACGTCGCCGCGCGCCTGGCGACCCGCAAGTACCAGCTCGATGTGGATGCGTTCAACGCCCTCGAAGCTGAACGGAAAGCGATCCAGACGCGCACCGAAGAGCTGCAGGGCAAGCGTAACTCGCAGTCCAAGCTGATCGGCATGATGAAGGGCAAGGGCGAAGACACGACGGCGATCATGGCCGAAGTGGCCGGCCTGGGCGACGAGCTCAAGGCCAACGAAACCGCGCTGTCGGCGGTGCAGGCCAAGCTGGCCGATTTCATGCAGGCGATCCCGAACCTGCCGCACGAATCGGTCCCGCAAGGCACGGATGAATCGGGCAACGTGGAAGTGCGCAAGGTCGGCACGCCGCGCAGCTTCGACTTCGAAGTGAAAGACCACGTCGATGTCGGCGCGCCGCTGGGCCTGGACTTCGAGGTCGCGACCAAATTGACCGGCACGCGCTTCTCGGTCATGAAGGGCGGCATCGCCCGTCTGCACCGCGCGCTGGCGCAGTTCATGCTGAACACCCACACCGACGAGCACGGCTACACGGAGTGCTACACGCCCTACATGGTCAACGCCGACTCGCTGCGCGGCACCGGCCAGCTGCCGAAGTTCGAGGCCGACCTGTTCTCGGTCAAAAAAGGTGGTGCCGAAGGCGAGGGCGAGACCTTCTACCTGATCCCGACGTCGGAAGTATCGCTGACCAACATCGTGCGCGACGAGATCGTTGCCGCCGACACCTTGCCGCTGAAGATGACCGCGCACACGCCATGCTTCCGCTCGGAAGCGGGCAGCTACGGCCGCGACACGCGCGGCATGATCCGCCAGCACCAGTTCGACAAGGTCGAAATGGTGCAGGTGGTGCATCCGGACACCTCGTACGCGGTGCTGGACGAGATGGTCGGCCATGCCGAAACGATTCTGCAGCGCCTGGGCCTGCCGTACCGCGTGATGTCGCTGTGCACCGGCGACATGGGCTTTGGCGCCACCAAGACCTTCGATCTGGAAGTCTGGCTGCCGGCGCAGAACACCTATCGCGAAATTTCGTCGCTGTCGAACTGCGAAGCCTTCCAGGCGCGCCGCATGCAGGCGCGGTTCCGCAATGCCCAAGGCAAGCCGGAGCTGCTGCACACGCTCAACGGTTCGGGCCTGGCGGTGGGGCGCACCCTGGTCGCCGTGCTGGAGAACTACCAGCAGGCCGACGGCAGCGTCGAGATCCCTGAAGTGCTGCGTCCGTACATGGGCGGCGTGACGCATCTGAAGGCGTAA
- a CDS encoding PLP-dependent aminotransferase family protein gives MRVLKANEEPDIVQLGSAWPLDELLPMKRMQKIVAAMARRDSALLSSVSCYETNHPEFTRQILRRALDWGRLDPAEIVVTTSCTEAISLCLRAVAKPGDTVAIESASYFVLLQLIESLGMKALEIPTHPKTGPSIDALELAMNAGLVQAVLFVPNANNPLGCIMPEANKKRLAGLLSGHDVPLIEDDVYGELCFTPERPWPVKAYDTSGHVMLCSSFSKAVSPGARVGYVLAGRYAQDVAVLKMVSSGATSHFFQAVLAEFLAGSAYENQLRKMRRALSQRIARMSDAVCAAFPQQCTVSEPQGGFVVWVGMPEQVDALLLHQRAHEAGVACMPGQLFSASGKYGNFVRLNCGNAWSPQVEAAVGKLGALVHRLADEAPALRTAA, from the coding sequence ATGCGGGTGCTGAAGGCCAACGAGGAGCCCGACATCGTGCAACTGGGCTCGGCCTGGCCGCTCGACGAGCTGCTGCCCATGAAGCGCATGCAAAAGATCGTGGCGGCGATGGCGCGGCGCGATTCGGCGCTGCTGAGCTCTGTCAGCTGCTACGAGACCAACCATCCCGAATTCACCCGCCAGATCCTGCGGCGCGCGCTCGACTGGGGCCGCCTGGACCCGGCCGAGATCGTCGTCACCACCTCGTGCACGGAAGCGATCAGCCTGTGCCTGCGCGCCGTCGCCAAGCCTGGCGACACCGTCGCGATTGAATCGGCCAGCTATTTCGTGCTGCTGCAGCTGATCGAATCGCTGGGCATGAAGGCTCTGGAGATTCCCACCCATCCGAAGACCGGGCCGTCGATCGACGCGCTCGAGCTGGCGATGAATGCCGGCCTGGTGCAGGCCGTGCTGTTCGTCCCGAACGCTAACAATCCGCTCGGCTGCATCATGCCGGAGGCGAACAAGAAGCGGCTGGCCGGTTTGCTGTCGGGGCACGACGTGCCGCTGATCGAGGACGATGTCTACGGCGAGCTGTGCTTCACGCCCGAGCGGCCGTGGCCGGTCAAGGCGTACGACACCAGCGGCCATGTCATGCTGTGCTCGTCGTTTTCGAAGGCGGTCAGTCCCGGCGCGCGCGTCGGCTACGTGCTTGCCGGGCGCTATGCGCAGGATGTGGCGGTGCTCAAGATGGTGTCGAGCGGCGCCACCAGCCACTTCTTCCAGGCGGTGCTGGCCGAGTTCCTGGCCGGCAGCGCTTACGAGAACCAGCTGCGCAAGATGCGCAGGGCGCTGTCGCAGCGCATCGCCCGCATGTCGGACGCGGTGTGCGCGGCGTTTCCGCAGCAGTGCACGGTGTCGGAGCCGCAGGGCGGCTTCGTGGTGTGGGTCGGCATGCCGGAGCAGGTCGACGCGCTGCTGCTGCACCAGCGCGCGCATGAGGCGGGTGTGGCATGCATGCCGGGGCAGCTGTTCTCCGCTTCTGGTAAATACGGCAACTTTGTCCGGCTCAACTGCGGCAACGCCTGGAGTCCGCAGGTGGAGGCCGCAGTGGGCAAGCTCGGCGCGCTGGTGCACAGGCTAGCGGATGAGGCGCCAGCGCTGCGCACCGCCGCCTGA
- a CDS encoding winged helix-turn-helix domain-containing protein, with protein MHINLYEQLANELGGLIASRVFAPGDRLPSIRHLAQQKRLSVSTVMQALRLMEDRGLIESRPQAGYYVRHRSRTMAVMTDAVHLQEPPMSASIIY; from the coding sequence ATGCACATCAATTTGTACGAGCAGCTTGCCAACGAACTGGGCGGATTGATCGCCAGCCGCGTTTTCGCGCCCGGCGACCGCTTGCCGTCGATCCGCCATCTGGCGCAGCAGAAGCGCCTGTCGGTCAGCACCGTCATGCAGGCGCTGCGGCTGATGGAGGATCGCGGCTTGATCGAATCCCGGCCGCAGGCGGGCTACTACGTGCGTCACCGCAGCCGCACGATGGCGGTGATGACCGACGCCGTGCACCTGCAGGAGCCGCCTATGTCGGCATCAATAATCTATTGA
- a CDS encoding DUF2917 domain-containing protein — translation MKPQLVTVQQGLAEYRLTQDHPLRIANAAGQQIECLDGTAWITAYGEHTDFMLRRGLTFEVPNDGLILIEAAGTGVVRIRLPAETAAPVGWRGLQNKFATVLSGLHL, via the coding sequence ATGAAACCGCAACTGGTCACAGTCCAACAAGGCCTGGCAGAATACCGTTTGACCCAGGACCACCCGCTGCGCATCGCCAACGCGGCCGGCCAGCAGATCGAATGCCTGGACGGCACGGCCTGGATCACCGCCTATGGCGAGCACACCGATTTCATGCTGCGCCGGGGGCTGACGTTCGAAGTGCCGAACGACGGCCTGATACTGATCGAGGCGGCCGGCACGGGTGTGGTGCGCATCCGCCTGCCGGCGGAAACGGCGGCGCCGGTGGGCTGGCGGGGCTTGCAAAACAAATTTGCCACAGTCCTTTCCGGTCTGCATCTGTAG
- a CDS encoding alpha/beta hydrolase, with protein MQQVIVVDDIDVYIEGGVEGSETIVMIHGWPDTYRLWDAQVEELKSRYRCVRFTLPGFDLGKPRRAYSLDATMRILLHIVAAVNQKQKVTLMLHDWGCVFGYEFYMRNKGLVSAIIGVDIGDANSDATDRSRSFGQKLMVSGYQNILSLAWAVGGPIGNMITRGMVNAMKVPAPKQYISSAMNFPYYILTAGAAGSYRSLVPFFPKVPMLFIYGMRKPFMFHSRQWCEKLAAKEGCKVVAMNTDHWPMVRDPERFNEVVLEWLEKPAAKEEAAGEDAAA; from the coding sequence ATGCAGCAAGTGATCGTTGTCGACGACATCGACGTGTACATCGAAGGCGGGGTGGAGGGTTCCGAGACGATCGTCATGATCCACGGCTGGCCGGACACGTACCGGCTGTGGGACGCGCAGGTCGAGGAGCTCAAGAGTCGCTATCGCTGCGTGCGCTTCACCTTGCCCGGCTTCGATCTGGGCAAGCCGCGCCGCGCGTATTCGCTCGACGCGACGATGCGCATCCTGTTGCACATCGTCGCCGCCGTCAACCAGAAGCAAAAGGTGACCTTGATGCTGCACGACTGGGGCTGCGTGTTCGGCTACGAGTTTTATATGCGCAACAAGGGGCTGGTGTCGGCCATCATCGGCGTCGATATCGGCGACGCCAATTCGGACGCGACCGACCGTTCGCGCAGTTTCGGGCAGAAGCTGATGGTCAGCGGCTACCAGAACATCCTGTCGCTGGCATGGGCCGTCGGCGGGCCGATCGGCAACATGATCACGCGCGGGATGGTCAACGCGATGAAGGTGCCGGCGCCGAAACAGTACATCAGCTCGGCGATGAATTTCCCATATTACATCCTGACGGCGGGCGCGGCGGGATCGTACCGGTCGCTGGTGCCGTTCTTCCCCAAGGTGCCGATGCTGTTTATCTATGGCATGCGCAAGCCGTTCATGTTCCATTCGAGGCAGTGGTGCGAGAAGCTGGCGGCGAAAGAGGGATGTAAGGTGGTGGCGATGAACACCGATCACTGGCCGATGGTGCGCGACCCGGAACGGTTCAACGAAGTGGTGCTGGAATGGCTGGAAAAGCCGGCCGCAAAAGAAGAAGCCGCCGGCGAAGACGCGGCGGCTTGA
- a CDS encoding replication-associated recombination protein A encodes MADLFATEPRQPLAEALRPKTLDDVIGQHHLLGPGKPLRLAFESGQPHSMILWGPPGVGKTTLARLTANAFECEFIALSAVFSGVKDIRAAMEQAQQNLTMGKHTILFVDEIHRFNKSQQDALLPYAESGLVTLIGATTENPSFEVNSALLSRAQVYVLQSFNEDELKQLVAKARAKVLAHLEFDDAAIDTLIGYADGDGRRLLNLLEQTSTAANAAKTNKVTSEFIQNALTLNARRFDKGGDNFYDQISALHKSVRGSNPDAALYWLCRMLDGGADAKYLSRRIVRMAWEDIGLADPRAMQLANDAAATFERLGSPEGELALGQAVIYLAIAAKSNAGYNAFNQAMAFVKKDKSREVPVHLRNAPTKLMKELGYGHEYRYAHDEPHAYAAGETYFPDDMREPGWYQPVPRGMESKIADKMAFLRKLDEDAGKH; translated from the coding sequence ATGGCTGACCTATTTGCAACAGAACCGCGCCAGCCGCTTGCCGAAGCCCTGCGGCCCAAGACGCTCGACGATGTCATCGGCCAGCACCACCTGCTGGGGCCGGGCAAGCCGCTGCGCCTGGCGTTCGAGTCGGGCCAGCCGCATTCGATGATACTGTGGGGCCCGCCCGGTGTCGGCAAGACCACCCTGGCGCGGTTGACCGCCAACGCCTTCGAGTGCGAGTTCATCGCCTTGTCGGCCGTGTTCTCCGGCGTGAAGGACATCCGGGCCGCGATGGAGCAGGCGCAGCAGAATCTGACGATGGGCAAGCACACCATCCTGTTCGTCGACGAGATCCACCGTTTCAACAAGTCGCAGCAGGACGCGCTGTTGCCGTACGCGGAGTCCGGCCTGGTCACGTTGATCGGCGCGACGACCGAGAATCCCTCGTTCGAGGTCAACTCGGCGCTGCTGTCGCGGGCGCAGGTGTACGTGCTGCAATCGTTCAACGAGGACGAGCTCAAGCAGCTGGTGGCCAAGGCGCGCGCCAAGGTGCTGGCGCATCTGGAGTTCGACGACGCGGCGATCGATACCTTGATCGGCTATGCCGATGGCGACGGCCGCCGCCTGCTCAACCTGCTCGAGCAGACCAGCACGGCGGCCAACGCCGCCAAGACCAACAAGGTCACCAGCGAATTCATCCAGAACGCGCTGACCCTGAACGCGCGCCGCTTCGACAAGGGCGGCGACAATTTCTACGACCAGATCTCGGCGCTGCACAAGTCGGTGCGCGGCTCCAATCCGGACGCGGCGCTGTACTGGCTGTGCCGCATGCTCGACGGCGGCGCCGACGCCAAATACCTGTCGCGCCGCATCGTGCGCATGGCGTGGGAGGACATCGGCCTGGCCGATCCGCGCGCCATGCAGCTGGCCAACGACGCCGCCGCCACGTTCGAGCGGCTCGGTTCGCCGGAAGGGGAGCTAGCGCTGGGCCAGGCGGTGATATACCTGGCCATCGCCGCCAAGAGCAACGCCGGCTACAACGCCTTCAACCAGGCCATGGCGTTCGTGAAAAAGGACAAGTCGCGCGAAGTGCCGGTGCACCTGCGCAACGCGCCGACCAAGCTGATGAAGGAACTGGGCTACGGTCACGAGTACCGCTACGCCCATGACGAACCGCACGCCTACGCGGCCGGCGAAACCTACTTCCCGGACGATATGCGCGAGCCGGGCTGGTATCAGCCGGTGCCGCGCGGCATGGAGAGCAAGATCGCAGACAAGATGGCCTTCCTGCGCAAGCTCGATGAAGACGCCGGTAAACACTAA
- the lolA gene encoding outer membrane lipoprotein chaperone LolA, translated as MKYLKNVAVLTAGLLLAGAAGATALDQFKTFVGSTKAAKGEFTQRQVKNTSGEAAKPTPPSSGTFLFARPGKFIWTYVKPYDQVLQADGEKLYVFDKDLNQVTVKQLGNALGSSPAAILFGSNDLEKNFTLSEAGTKDGMEWLKAVPKAKDTSFEQITIGLRDGLPQAMELKDSFGQTSLLTFSKFEKNPALTATSFKFVMPKGADVFNN; from the coding sequence ATGAAGTATTTGAAAAACGTAGCGGTACTGACGGCGGGTTTGCTGTTGGCGGGCGCGGCCGGCGCCACGGCGCTGGACCAGTTCAAGACCTTTGTCGGTTCGACCAAGGCGGCCAAGGGCGAGTTCACCCAGCGCCAGGTCAAGAACACCAGCGGCGAGGCCGCCAAGCCGACGCCGCCGTCGAGCGGCACCTTCCTGTTCGCCCGTCCTGGCAAGTTCATCTGGACGTATGTGAAACCCTACGACCAGGTGCTGCAGGCCGACGGCGAAAAGCTGTACGTCTTCGACAAGGATTTGAACCAGGTCACCGTCAAACAGCTGGGCAACGCGCTGGGCTCGTCGCCGGCCGCGATCCTGTTCGGCAGCAACGATCTGGAAAAGAACTTCACCTTGTCGGAAGCGGGCACGAAGGATGGCATGGAATGGCTCAAGGCCGTGCCGAAAGCCAAGGACACCAGCTTCGAGCAAATCACCATCGGCCTGCGCGACGGCTTGCCGCAAGCGATGGAACTGAAGGATTCGTTCGGTCAGACCTCGCTGCTGACGTTCAGCAAATTCGAGAAAAATCCCGCGCTGACTGCGACGAGTTTTAAATTCGTCATGCCGAAGGGCGCGGACGTGTTCAATAATTAA
- a CDS encoding DNA translocase FtsK 4TM domain-containing protein yields MRQPLPNRLVRLLSEARWLALAVLGLYFVLILASYNKMDPGWSHETLVPKVTNLGGRAGAWLSDLLLYIFGISAWWWAFCLLRLVWNGYRQLTQKYVMSKEADPEHAQEGLIRGIGFLLLFAGSVGLEYLRMYSLHAELPRAPGGVLGELIGHSAHVAFGFTGATLLLLLLFGLGFSLFFHVSWLAVAERIGYTIETGIEWFIQRYQYREDRRQGEVAAVKREEVVVIERAKHVEKHVVSAPVKIEPQVVAVVKSERVEKERQAVLFQDLSGDSQLPALSLLDEAAEVLETVPIETLEFTSRLIEKKLSDFGVEAKVVAAYPGPVVTRYEIEPATGVKGSQIVGLARDLARSLSLTSIRVVETIPGKNYMALELPNAKRQIVRLSEIVGSKVYNDNPSPLTVALGKDIAGKPVVADLAKMPHLLVAGTTGSGKSVGINATILSLLYKSDPADVRMILIDPKMLEMSVYEGIPHLLAPVVTDMRQAGHALNWAVNEMERRYKLMSKLGVRNLAGYNAKIAEAKKREELIPNPFSITPDSPEPLEKLPTIVIIIDELADLMMVVGKKVEELIARIAQKARAAGLHLILATQRPSVDVITGLIKANIPTRIAFQVSSKIDSRTILDQMGAEALLGMGDMLYMPPGTGLPVRVHGAFVSDDEVHRVVKHLKTTGEPNYIDGILEGGTLEGEGGADGAAAGEGGGEADPMYDQAVQVVLKNRRASISLVQRHLRIGYNRAARLLEQMENSGVVSPMQSNGNREILAPAASAE; encoded by the coding sequence ATGCGCCAACCGCTGCCGAACCGGCTGGTGCGGCTGCTGTCGGAGGCGCGCTGGCTCGCGCTGGCGGTGCTGGGCCTGTATTTCGTCCTGATACTGGCCAGCTACAACAAAATGGACCCGGGCTGGTCGCACGAAACGCTGGTTCCCAAAGTGACCAACCTGGGTGGCCGCGCCGGCGCCTGGCTGTCCGACCTGTTGCTGTACATCTTCGGCATTTCCGCCTGGTGGTGGGCGTTTTGCCTGCTGCGCCTGGTCTGGAACGGCTACCGCCAGCTGACCCAAAAATACGTGATGTCCAAGGAAGCCGACCCCGAGCACGCGCAGGAGGGGCTGATACGCGGCATCGGCTTCCTGCTCCTGTTCGCCGGCAGCGTCGGACTCGAATATCTGCGCATGTACTCGCTGCACGCGGAGTTGCCGCGCGCGCCGGGCGGCGTGCTGGGCGAGCTGATCGGGCACTCCGCCCATGTGGCGTTCGGCTTCACCGGCGCCACCTTGCTGCTGCTGCTGCTGTTCGGCCTGGGTTTCAGCCTGTTCTTCCATGTATCGTGGCTGGCCGTGGCCGAGCGCATCGGTTACACGATCGAGACCGGTATCGAATGGTTCATCCAGCGCTACCAGTACCGCGAAGACCGCCGCCAGGGCGAAGTGGCCGCCGTCAAGCGCGAGGAAGTGGTCGTCATCGAGCGCGCCAAGCATGTGGAAAAGCACGTGGTGTCGGCGCCGGTCAAGATCGAGCCGCAGGTGGTCGCGGTGGTCAAGTCCGAGCGCGTCGAGAAGGAACGCCAGGCCGTGCTGTTCCAGGATTTGAGCGGCGACAGCCAGCTGCCGGCCCTGTCGCTGCTGGACGAGGCCGCCGAGGTGCTGGAAACCGTACCCATCGAAACCTTGGAATTCACCAGCCGCCTGATCGAGAAAAAGCTGTCGGACTTCGGCGTCGAAGCCAAGGTCGTGGCGGCCTATCCGGGTCCGGTGGTCACGCGGTACGAGATCGAGCCGGCCACCGGCGTCAAGGGCAGCCAGATCGTCGGCCTGGCGCGCGATTTGGCGCGTTCGCTGTCGCTGACGTCGATTCGCGTGGTCGAAACCATCCCCGGCAAGAATTACATGGCGCTGGAGTTGCCGAACGCCAAGCGCCAGATCGTGCGCCTGAGCGAGATCGTCGGTTCCAAGGTCTACAACGACAATCCGTCGCCGCTGACCGTAGCGCTGGGCAAGGACATCGCCGGCAAGCCGGTGGTGGCAGACCTGGCCAAGATGCCGCACTTGCTGGTGGCCGGTACCACCGGTTCCGGTAAATCGGTGGGTATCAACGCCACCATCCTGTCGCTGCTGTACAAGTCCGATCCGGCCGACGTGCGTATGATCCTGATCGATCCGAAGATGCTGGAGATGTCGGTCTACGAAGGCATTCCGCACCTGCTGGCGCCGGTCGTGACCGACATGCGCCAGGCCGGCCACGCGCTGAACTGGGCGGTGAACGAGATGGAGCGGCGCTACAAGCTGATGTCCAAGCTGGGCGTGCGTAACCTGGCCGGCTACAACGCCAAAATCGCCGAGGCCAAAAAGCGCGAGGAGCTGATCCCGAATCCGTTCAGCATCACGCCCGACTCGCCCGAGCCGCTGGAAAAACTGCCGACCATCGTCATCATCATCGACGAGCTGGCCGACCTGATGATGGTCGTCGGCAAAAAGGTCGAGGAATTGATTGCCCGTATCGCGCAAAAAGCCCGTGCGGCCGGTTTGCACTTGATTCTGGCGACGCAGCGTCCATCTGTGGATGTGATTACCGGCCTGATCAAGGCGAACATCCCGACCCGTATCGCGTTCCAGGTGTCGTCGAAGATCGACTCGCGCACCATTCTGGACCAGATGGGCGCGGAGGCGCTGCTGGGCATGGGCGACATGTTGTACATGCCCCCGGGGACGGGATTGCCGGTGCGTGTCCACGGCGCGTTTGTGTCCGATGACGAGGTGCACCGCGTGGTCAAACACTTGAAGACCACGGGCGAGCCGAACTATATCGACGGCATCCTCGAAGGCGGCACGCTGGAAGGCGAGGGCGGCGCGGACGGCGCGGCAGCCGGCGAGGGCGGCGGCGAAGCCGATCCGATGTACGACCAGGCCGTGCAGGTGGTGCTGAAAAACCGCCGCGCCTCGATTTCGCTGGTGCAGCGCCATTTGCGCATCGGCTATAACCGGGCGGCGCGTTTGCTGGAACAGATGGAAAATAGCGGCGTCGTGTCGCCGATGCAGTCGAACGGCAACCGCGAGATCCTGGCGCCCGCCGCCAGTGCTGAATAA